One window from the genome of Salvia miltiorrhiza cultivar Shanhuang (shh) chromosome 7, IMPLAD_Smil_shh, whole genome shotgun sequence encodes:
- the LOC130992430 gene encoding CRM-domain containing factor CFM3, chloroplastic/mitochondrial isoform X2 produces MALSTAKFTELQPHLLSTFSFPRRKPPRFHRLIFKPLSSSPRPTKLPHTPAGKPSIPQKPSSAWIKKWPSPPPAPPPRSKAAPKKPEQKPETLRGGTTAIDRIVLRLRNLGLGSDDEEEEGGELGLDLENDNLNPIDSRNVECGDEKLGDLLKRDWVRPDTILVEDQGFESEALLPWERGVAEDEEMVEHKVGLKKRTMRAPSLAELTIEDEELRRLRRMGMTLRERVSVAKAGITAAVLEKIHEKWRRCELVRLKFHEELAHDMKTAHEIVERRTGGLVTWRSGSVMVVYRGANYEGPTLKPQRENSEHDTLFVPDVSSPHDSATKSSDGKTQVLEKSNPVTPNRVKNITEEEIEYNSLLDGLGPRFEDWWGTGVLPVDADQLPPNIPGYKTPFRLLPTGMRPRLTNAEMTNLRKLAKSLPCHFALGRNRNHQGLARSIVKLWEKSLIVKIAVKRGIQNTNNKIMSEELKALTGGVLLLRNKYFIVMYRGKDFLPPTVASALAERQEMTKQIQDVEEKVRGGPVPLPVSEEKGALAGTLAEFYEAQARWGTEVSTEEHKKMIEEASRAKHERVIRRLEHKLATAQAKKLKAEKLLSKIVDSWLPVDPSDDQETITDEERVMFRKVGLRMKPYLPLGIRGVFDGVIENMHLHWKHREVVKLISKEKELAFAEETARLLEYESGGILVSIDRVPKGYCLIYYRGKNYRRPITIRPRNLLTKAKALKRRMALQRYEALSEHISEVEKTIEQTKKEIGNPAKLEKSDLWKSEDHGQFSNVAEIEDEDEDEWELEDDEEDSDLSSLDA; encoded by the exons ATGGCGCTCTCAACGGCCAAATTCACCGAACTACAGCCGCACCTCTTGTCCACCTTCTCATTCCCCCGCCGCAAACCGCCGAGGTTCCACCGACTCATCTTCAaacctctctcttcctctcccCGTCCCACCAAATTACCCCATACGCCTGCCGGAAAGCCCAGCATTCCGCAGAAGCCGTCGTCTGCCTGGATAAAAAAATGGCCATCTCCTCCACCTGCGCCGCCGCCGCGCTCGAAAGCCGCTCCGAAGAAGCCCGAACAGAAACCGGAAACACTTCGTGGAGGTACCACGGCGATTGATCGAATTGTTCTCCGCCTGCGGAATTTAGGTTTAGGCTCCGACGACGAGGAGGAGGAAGGAGGAGAGTTAGGTTTGGATTTGGAGAATGATAATTTGAATCCGATTGATTCGAGAAATGTTGAATGTGGAGATGAGAAATTGGGAGATTTGCTGAAAAGAGATTGGGTTAGACCGGACACGATTCTGGTGGAAGACCAGGGTTTTGAATCTGAGGCGCTGTTGCCGTGGGAGAGGGGCGTGGCTGAGGATGAAGAAATGGTGGAGCATAAAGTTGGACTGAAGAAGAGGACAATGCGGGCGCCTTCGTTGGCGGAGCTGACGATAGAAGATGAAGAGTTGAGGAGGCTGCGGAGAATGGGGATGACTTTGAGGGAGAGGGTGAGCGTTGCCAAGGCCGGAATTACGGCTGCTGTTCTGGAGAAGATACATGAGAAATGGAGGCGGTGTGAGCTCGTGAGGTTGAAGTTTCATGAAGAATTGGCGCATGATATGAAGACTGCGCATGAAATAGTTGAG CGCCGAACAGGGGGGCTTGTCACTTGGAGATCGGGAAGTGTTATGGTGGTATATAGAGGAGCTAACTACGAAGGCCCTACATTAAAGCCACAGAGAGAAAACAGTGAACACGATACTCTTTTTGTCCCTGATGTTTCCTCCCCTCACGATTCAGCCACAAAAAGTAGTGATGGAAAGACTCAGGTTCTTGAGAAGTCCAATCCAGTTACACCTAATCGTGTCAAAAACATAACAGAAGAGGAAATTGAGTACAATAGTCTATTAGATGGTTTGGGTCCACGGTTTGAAGATTGGTGGGGAACTGGGGTGCTCCCTGTTGATGCTGATCAACTCCCTCCGAATATTCCTGGATATAAGACACCATTTAGGCTTCTTCCTACTGGAATGCGTCCACGACTAACCAATGCTGAGATGACCAACTTACGGAAGCTTGCTAAGTCGCTTCCTTGCCATTTTGCCCTTG GAAGAAATAGAAATCATCAAGGTTTAGCTAGATCCATAGTTAAGCTATGGGAGAAAAGTTTAATTGTGAAAATTGCCGTGAAGCGTGGAATCCAGAACACAAATAACAAAATTATGTCTGAGGAACTGAAG GCATTAACAGGGGGAGTCTTACTTTTGAGAAACAAATATTTCATTGTTATGTACCGCGGGAAGGATTTTCTTCCCCCCACTGTGGCTAGTGCCTTGGCAGAGAGACAGGAAATGACAAAGCAAATACAAGATGTTGAAGAAAAAGTCAGGGGAGGACCTGTACCGCTGCCAGTATCTGAAGAGAAGGGAGCTTTGGCAGGCACTTTGGCAGAGTTTTATGAGGCTCAGGCTCGATGGGGAACAGAAGTATCTACTGAAGAACATAAAAAGATGATAGAAGAGGCATCCAGAGCCAAACATGAGAGAGTAATCAGGCGACTTGAACACAAACTCGCTACT GCTCAGGCAAAGAAGCTCAAAGCAGAGAAACTGCTATCTAAAATAGTGGATTCTTGGCTTCCAGTAGATCCTTCAGATGACCAGGAGACAATTACAGATGAAGAAAGAGTTATGTTTCGTAAGGTTGGATTACGAATGAAACCATACTTGCCACTCG GCATTCGTGGTGTTTTTGATGGTGTTATTGAGAACATGCATCTGCACTGGAAACATAGAGAAGTTGTAAAGTTAATATCAAAGGAAAAGGAACTTGCATTTGCTGAAGAAACTGCAAGACTTTTGGAATATGAGAGTGGTGGTATACTAGTGTCAATCGACAGGGTTCCAAAAGGTTATTGCTTGATTTACTACCGTGGCAAGAATTATCGCCGTCCTATCACTATAAGACCGAGAAACCTTCTGACAAAAGCAAAAGCACTGAAGCGTAGAATGGCCTTGCAACGATACGAA GCTCTTAGTGAGCACATATCTGAAGTGGAGAAAACAATTGAGCAAACCAAGAAGGAGATA GGCAATCCTGCAAAACTGGAGAAAAGCGATCTTTGGAAGTCAGAGGACCA
- the LOC130993793 gene encoding cyclin-dependent kinase G-2-like — MALNLCTKKAFRFSDYCRRRKSAVKSKVVAASPREDGVNLRFVLKKRKSCSNEEDDDVNLRFVDVKKRKVESKNHGVLRDSELESRVFGFASASGAVSNYSGKMQGIGASLARICKSEDALRDCGRLDNYERLDGISRGAFGAVYRARDRRTGEIVAMKDQFDGISVPTLREIDIFKWLGPHPRIIEFKEVVADDSDGVYIMMECAEGDLQQYMEEQEERLDAKAMMQQLLEGVKFLHEKRVMHRDLKPANILIGSTGCLKICDFGLSRRIDVAAGMYAAQVGTKCYRAPELLKGVKKYTEAVDMWAVGCVMAEMLLRCGGGGSEAGRLETVCKIVGGGDKGYERLRSEFFPEEAVSGAGFDLLKGLLCCDPSKRITAVDALNHVWFLED, encoded by the coding sequence ATGGCGTTGAATTTGTGCACGAAGAAGGCTTTTCGATTTTCCGATTACTGCAGGCGGAGGAAATCCGCCGTCAAATCCAAGGTTGTCGCCGCCTCGCCGCGAGAGGACGGCGTTAACCTCCGCTTCGTCCTAAAAAAGAGGAAATCGTGCTCGAATGAGGAGGACGACGACGTCAATCTCCGCTTCGTCGACGTTAAAAAGAGGAAGGTGGAGTCGAAGAATCACGGCGTGCTGCGAGATTCCGAGTTGGAATCTAGGGTTTTCGGCTTCGCAAGCGCTTCCGGCGCGGTGTCGAACTATTCCGGCAAGATGCAGGGGATCGGGGCGAGCCTGGCGAGGATCTGCAAGAGCGAGGACGCGCTGCGCGACTGCGGTCGGCTGGACAACTACGAGCGGCTGGACGGGATCAGCCGCGGGGCATTCGGGGCCGTCTACCGCGCCCGTGACAGGAGGACCGGCGAGATCGTGGCCATGAAGGACCAGTTCGACGGCATAAGCGTCCCGACGCTGCGGGAGATCGACATCTTCAAGTGGCTCGGCCCCCACCCCCGCATCATCGAGTTCAAGGAGGTGGTGGCGGACGACTCCGACGGCGTGTACATAATGATGGAGTGCGCCGAGGGCGACCTCCAGCAGTACATGGAGGAGCAGGAGGAGCGGCTGGACGCCAAGGCGATGATGCAGCAGTTGCTGGAAGGGGTGAAGTTCCTGCACGAGAAGAGGGTGATGCACAGGGATCTCAAGCCTGCCAACATCCTCATCGGCAGCACGGGCTGCTTGAAGATCTGCGACTTCGGGCTGTCGCGGCGGATTGATGTGGCGGCGGGGATGTACGCGGCTCAGGTCGGGACCAAGTGCTACAGGGCGCCGGAGCTGCTCAAGGGGGTCAAGAAGTACACGGAGGCCGTGGATATGTGGGCCGTCGGCTGCGTGATGGCGGAGATGTTGTTGAGGTGCGGTGGCGGCGGTTCGGAGGCGGGGCGGCTCGAGACCGTGTGTAAGATTGTTGGTGGTGGTGATAAGGGTTATGAAAGGCTTCGGAGTGAGTTTTTTCCGGAGGAGGCGGTCAGCGGAGCTGGTTTCGATCTTTTGAAGGGATTGTTGTGTTGTGATCCGAGTAAGAGAATCACGGCGGTCGATGCTCTCAATCATGTTTGGTTCTTGGAGGATTAG
- the LOC130992429 gene encoding mitochondrial arginine transporter BAC2-like translates to MDLWREFVASNWGREFVAGGVGGTAGVLAGYPLDTLRIRQQHSAGESAFAILRRAVVKEGPCSLYRGMFAPLASVTFQNALAFQTYAILSRALDGGDDPPSYKAVALGGIGTGATQSLLLSPVELLKIRLQLDQKGKTSESRRGPVDVARSIIRSQGWRGIYRGLGITVLRDAPSHGVYFWTYEYVREQLHPGCRKSGGETPRTMVVAGGLAGVASWICCYPLDVVKTRIQAQSTSCYTGMLDCFATSVRQEGYSVLWRGLGTAVARAFVVNGAVFTAYETALRCIYA, encoded by the exons ATGGATTTGTGGCGGGAGTTTGTGGCGAGCAATTGGGGAAGAGAATTTGTGGCCGGCGGAGTGGGCGGAACCGCCGGTGTTCTGGCCGGATACCCGCTCGACACGCTGAGAATCCGGCAGCAGCATTCGGCCGGAGAATCGGCTTTCGCCATCCTCCGCCGTGCCGTGGTGAAAGAGGGGCCGTGCAGCCTCTACCGAGGGATGTTTGCTCCCTTGGCTTCTGTAACTTTCCAG AACGCCCTTGCTTTCCAAACATACGCAATCCTATCACGAGCTTTGGACGGCGGCGACGATCCACCGTCATACAAAGCCGTGGCCCTGGGCGGGATCGGGACGGGGGCCACACAGAGCCTCCTCCTGAGCCCGGTGGAGCTACTGAAAATACGGCTACAACTAGACCAGAAAGGCAAGACATCCGAAAGCCGGCGCGGCCCCGTGGACGTGGCGAGGAGCATAATCCGGTCGCAGGGGTGGCGGGGGATATACCGCGGGTTAGGCATCACCGTGCTGCGGGACGCCCCCTCGCACGGCGTCTACTTCTGGACGTACGAGTACGTGCGCGAGCAGCTACACCCGGGCTGCCGGAAGAGCGGCGGGGAGACCCCGCGCACCATGGTGGTCGCGGGGGGGCTGGCCGGCGTCGCCAGCTGGATCTGCTGCTACCCCTTGGACGTCGTCAAGACCAGGATCCAGGCGCAGTCCACCTCCTGCTATACCGGGATGCTCGACTGCTTCGCCACCAGCGTCAGGCAGGAAGGCTATAGCGTGCTCTGGAGAGGCCTGGGGACGGCCGTCGCGCGGGCATTTGTCGTCAACGGCGCCGTCTTCACGGCCTATGAGACGGCGCTCAGATGCATATATGCGTAA
- the LOC130992430 gene encoding CRM-domain containing factor CFM3, chloroplastic/mitochondrial isoform X1, giving the protein MALSTAKFTELQPHLLSTFSFPRRKPPRFHRLIFKPLSSSPRPTKLPHTPAGKPSIPQKPSSAWIKKWPSPPPAPPPRSKAAPKKPEQKPETLRGGTTAIDRIVLRLRNLGLGSDDEEEEGGELGLDLENDNLNPIDSRNVECGDEKLGDLLKRDWVRPDTILVEDQGFESEALLPWERGVAEDEEMVEHKVGLKKRTMRAPSLAELTIEDEELRRLRRMGMTLRERVSVAKAGITAAVLEKIHEKWRRCELVRLKFHEELAHDMKTAHEIVERRTGGLVTWRSGSVMVVYRGANYEGPTLKPQRENSEHDTLFVPDVSSPHDSATKSSDGKTQVLEKSNPVTPNRVKNITEEEIEYNSLLDGLGPRFEDWWGTGVLPVDADQLPPNIPGYKTPFRLLPTGMRPRLTNAEMTNLRKLAKSLPCHFALGRNRNHQGLARSIVKLWEKSLIVKIAVKRGIQNTNNKIMSEELKALTGGVLLLRNKYFIVMYRGKDFLPPTVASALAERQEMTKQIQDVEEKVRGGPVPLPVSEEKGALAGTLAEFYEAQARWGTEVSTEEHKKMIEEASRAKHERVIRRLEHKLATAQAKKLKAEKLLSKIVDSWLPVDPSDDQETITDEERVMFRKVGLRMKPYLPLGIRGVFDGVIENMHLHWKHREVVKLISKEKELAFAEETARLLEYESGGILVSIDRVPKGYCLIYYRGKNYRRPITIRPRNLLTKAKALKRRMALQRYEALSEHISEVEKTIEQTKKEIGNPAKLEKSDLWKSEDHGQFSNVAEVSEIEDEDEDEWELEDDEEDSDLSSLDA; this is encoded by the exons ATGGCGCTCTCAACGGCCAAATTCACCGAACTACAGCCGCACCTCTTGTCCACCTTCTCATTCCCCCGCCGCAAACCGCCGAGGTTCCACCGACTCATCTTCAaacctctctcttcctctcccCGTCCCACCAAATTACCCCATACGCCTGCCGGAAAGCCCAGCATTCCGCAGAAGCCGTCGTCTGCCTGGATAAAAAAATGGCCATCTCCTCCACCTGCGCCGCCGCCGCGCTCGAAAGCCGCTCCGAAGAAGCCCGAACAGAAACCGGAAACACTTCGTGGAGGTACCACGGCGATTGATCGAATTGTTCTCCGCCTGCGGAATTTAGGTTTAGGCTCCGACGACGAGGAGGAGGAAGGAGGAGAGTTAGGTTTGGATTTGGAGAATGATAATTTGAATCCGATTGATTCGAGAAATGTTGAATGTGGAGATGAGAAATTGGGAGATTTGCTGAAAAGAGATTGGGTTAGACCGGACACGATTCTGGTGGAAGACCAGGGTTTTGAATCTGAGGCGCTGTTGCCGTGGGAGAGGGGCGTGGCTGAGGATGAAGAAATGGTGGAGCATAAAGTTGGACTGAAGAAGAGGACAATGCGGGCGCCTTCGTTGGCGGAGCTGACGATAGAAGATGAAGAGTTGAGGAGGCTGCGGAGAATGGGGATGACTTTGAGGGAGAGGGTGAGCGTTGCCAAGGCCGGAATTACGGCTGCTGTTCTGGAGAAGATACATGAGAAATGGAGGCGGTGTGAGCTCGTGAGGTTGAAGTTTCATGAAGAATTGGCGCATGATATGAAGACTGCGCATGAAATAGTTGAG CGCCGAACAGGGGGGCTTGTCACTTGGAGATCGGGAAGTGTTATGGTGGTATATAGAGGAGCTAACTACGAAGGCCCTACATTAAAGCCACAGAGAGAAAACAGTGAACACGATACTCTTTTTGTCCCTGATGTTTCCTCCCCTCACGATTCAGCCACAAAAAGTAGTGATGGAAAGACTCAGGTTCTTGAGAAGTCCAATCCAGTTACACCTAATCGTGTCAAAAACATAACAGAAGAGGAAATTGAGTACAATAGTCTATTAGATGGTTTGGGTCCACGGTTTGAAGATTGGTGGGGAACTGGGGTGCTCCCTGTTGATGCTGATCAACTCCCTCCGAATATTCCTGGATATAAGACACCATTTAGGCTTCTTCCTACTGGAATGCGTCCACGACTAACCAATGCTGAGATGACCAACTTACGGAAGCTTGCTAAGTCGCTTCCTTGCCATTTTGCCCTTG GAAGAAATAGAAATCATCAAGGTTTAGCTAGATCCATAGTTAAGCTATGGGAGAAAAGTTTAATTGTGAAAATTGCCGTGAAGCGTGGAATCCAGAACACAAATAACAAAATTATGTCTGAGGAACTGAAG GCATTAACAGGGGGAGTCTTACTTTTGAGAAACAAATATTTCATTGTTATGTACCGCGGGAAGGATTTTCTTCCCCCCACTGTGGCTAGTGCCTTGGCAGAGAGACAGGAAATGACAAAGCAAATACAAGATGTTGAAGAAAAAGTCAGGGGAGGACCTGTACCGCTGCCAGTATCTGAAGAGAAGGGAGCTTTGGCAGGCACTTTGGCAGAGTTTTATGAGGCTCAGGCTCGATGGGGAACAGAAGTATCTACTGAAGAACATAAAAAGATGATAGAAGAGGCATCCAGAGCCAAACATGAGAGAGTAATCAGGCGACTTGAACACAAACTCGCTACT GCTCAGGCAAAGAAGCTCAAAGCAGAGAAACTGCTATCTAAAATAGTGGATTCTTGGCTTCCAGTAGATCCTTCAGATGACCAGGAGACAATTACAGATGAAGAAAGAGTTATGTTTCGTAAGGTTGGATTACGAATGAAACCATACTTGCCACTCG GCATTCGTGGTGTTTTTGATGGTGTTATTGAGAACATGCATCTGCACTGGAAACATAGAGAAGTTGTAAAGTTAATATCAAAGGAAAAGGAACTTGCATTTGCTGAAGAAACTGCAAGACTTTTGGAATATGAGAGTGGTGGTATACTAGTGTCAATCGACAGGGTTCCAAAAGGTTATTGCTTGATTTACTACCGTGGCAAGAATTATCGCCGTCCTATCACTATAAGACCGAGAAACCTTCTGACAAAAGCAAAAGCACTGAAGCGTAGAATGGCCTTGCAACGATACGAA GCTCTTAGTGAGCACATATCTGAAGTGGAGAAAACAATTGAGCAAACCAAGAAGGAGATA GGCAATCCTGCAAAACTGGAGAAAAGCGATCTTTGGAAGTCAGAGGACCA